From Harpia harpyja isolate bHarHar1 chromosome 21, bHarHar1 primary haplotype, whole genome shotgun sequence, one genomic window encodes:
- the LOC128134845 gene encoding collagen alpha-1(XXVI) chain-like, giving the protein MGRLDDHAKRRIVELRRAGLSFRKIKKVLELDDIRVTPQAVYLFLKRKSVEPGSAAAGWDGDQPWPPLRGCEAEPPKPPGARPPAMPSRGPAGSQDTKEGIQIVSVASLCKDGGQLGEALPMGPPSGNGDDGSTGTPSASGGPATPPQHLPSQERLVTPPTRSPALMVKKMIVDRALLPQKKVKDASTQTALPNPLSPGNQNLAWGGPVLPPAPSSHAIAEKLDAVQTEIQKLSQALHMVLERQCRLERQQEHQQRLQQEVLMTLQQLSSTVSHGAVPANQPCAPFSSMAEPSPTVPNFSQFKMELI; this is encoded by the exons ATGGGCCGGCTGGACGACCACGCCAAGAGGAGGATTGTGGAGCTGCGCAGGGCTGGGCTCAGCTTCCGCAAGATCAAGAAGGTGCTGGAGCTGGACGACATACGGGTGACGCCGCAGGCCGTGTACCTCTTCCTCAAGAGGAAGAGCGTGGAGCCGGGGTcggcagcagctggctgggacGGGGACCAGCCCTGGCCCCCGCTGCGGGGGTGCGAGGCTGAGCCACCCAAGCCGCCGGGTGCCCGTCCCCCCGCAATGCCCAGCAGGGGCCCTGCGGGCAGCCAAGACACCAAGGAGGGCATCCAGATCGTTAGCGTGGCCTCGCTCTGCAAGGATGGCGGGCAGCTCGGGGAGGCCCTGCCCATGGGACCGCCCTCTGGGAACG GCGATGACGGCTCCACAGGCACCCCCTCAGCTTCGGGGGGCCCAGCCACCCCCCCACAGCACCTGCCCAGCCAAGAGCGGCTGGTCACACCCCCCaccaggagcccagccctgatGGTGAAGAAGATGATTGTGGACAGAGCTCTCCTCCCGCAGAAAAAG GTCAAAGATGCCAGCACTCAGACTGCCCTGCCAAACCCCCTGAGTCCTGGAAATCAAAACCTTGCTTGGGGTGGACCAGTGCTTCCCCCGGCTCCCAGCTCCCATGCCATTGCCGAAAAGCTGGATGCTGTACAGACAGAGATCCAGAAGCTGAGCCAGGCCCTGCACATGGTGCTGGAGAGGCAGTGCCGCCTGGAGCGCCAGCAGGAGCACCAGCAGCGGCTGCAGCAGGAGGTGCTGATGAcgctgcagcagctcagctccaccGTGAGCCACGGTGCCGTGCCAGCGAACCAGCCCTGCGCCCCCTTCAGCAGTATGGCCGAGCCCTCGCCCACTGTGCCAAACTTCAGCCAGTTCAAGATGGAGCTCATCTGA
- the RNPS1 gene encoding RNA-binding protein with serine-rich domain 1 isoform X3 gives MAPSPTKRKDRSEEKSKDRSKDKAATKESGEKDRGRDKTRKRRSASSGSSSTRSRSSSTSSSGSSSSTGSSSGSSSSSASSRSGSSSTSRSSSSSSSSGSPSPSRRRHDNRRRSRSKSKPPKRDEKERKRRSPSPRPTKVHVGRLTRNVTKDHIMEIFSTYGKIKMIDMPVDRLNPHLSKGYAYVEFENPDDAEKALKHMDGGQIDGQEITATAVLAPRPRPPPRRFSPPRRMLPPPPMWRRSPPRMRRRSRSPRRRSPVRRRSRSRSPGRRRHRSRSSSNSSR, from the exons AT GGCTCCCTCACCAACCAAGCGCAAGGATAGGTCTGAAGAGAAATCAAAGGACAGGTCCAAGGATAAAGCAGCCACTAAGGAATCAGGTGAAAAGGATCGTGGTCGAGACAAGACACGCAAAAGACGCAGTGCTTCCAGTGGGAGCAGCAGTACCAG GTCCCGTTCCAGCTCAACTTCGAGTTCAGGGTCCAGTTCCAGCACCGGTTCTAGCAGTGGCTCTAGCTCCTCTTCTGCCTCAAGCCGCTCTGGGAGTTCCAGCACCTCACGCAGCTCCAGTTCCAGCAGCTCCTCTGGATCTCCAAGTCCATCTCGACGGAGACATGACAACAGGAGACGCTCTCGCTCCAA GTCCAAGCCACCCAAGAGAGATGAAAAGGAGCGGAAGAGGCGGAGCCCGTCACCCAGACCCACAAAAGTGCATGTTGGAAGGCTCACTAGAAACGTGACCAAG GATCACATCATGGAAATTTTTTCCACTTACGGAAAGATAAAAATGATTGACATGCCAGTTGACAGGCTAAATCCACACCTCTCTAAAGGTTATGCTTATGTGGAGTTTGAGAACCCAGACGATGCTGAGAAAGCCCTGAAACACATGGATGGAG GCCAGATTGATGGTCAGGAGATCACtgccacagctgtgctggcaccaCGACCTCGGCCGCCTCCCAGACGCTTTAGCCCACCCAGGAGGATGCTGCCACCACCACCGATGTGGCGCAGGTCACCCCCTCGCATGAGGAGAAG GTCCCGGTCTCCTAGGCGCAGATCCCCTGTTCGCCGGCGATCAAGATCCAGATCTCCTGGACGAAGGCGCCATCGCAGCCGCTCCAGCTCAAACTCCTCACGATAA
- the RNPS1 gene encoding RNA-binding protein with serine-rich domain 1 isoform X2: protein MAGRGAPSPTKRKDRSEEKSKDRSKDKAATKESGEKDRGRDKTRKRRSASSGSSSTRSRSSSTSSSGSSSSTGSSSGSSSSSASSRSGSSSTSRSSSSSSSSGSPSPSRRRHDNRRRSRSKSKPPKRDEKERKRRSPSPRPTKVHVGRLTRNVTKDHIMEIFSTYGKIKMIDMPVDRLNPHLSKGYAYVEFENPDDAEKALKHMDGGQIDGQEITATAVLAPRPRPPPRRFSPPRRMLPPPPMWRRSPPRMRRRSRSPRRRSPVRRRSRSRSPGRRRHRSRSSSNSSR from the exons ATGGCGGGGCGAGG GGCTCCCTCACCAACCAAGCGCAAGGATAGGTCTGAAGAGAAATCAAAGGACAGGTCCAAGGATAAAGCAGCCACTAAGGAATCAGGTGAAAAGGATCGTGGTCGAGACAAGACACGCAAAAGACGCAGTGCTTCCAGTGGGAGCAGCAGTACCAG GTCCCGTTCCAGCTCAACTTCGAGTTCAGGGTCCAGTTCCAGCACCGGTTCTAGCAGTGGCTCTAGCTCCTCTTCTGCCTCAAGCCGCTCTGGGAGTTCCAGCACCTCACGCAGCTCCAGTTCCAGCAGCTCCTCTGGATCTCCAAGTCCATCTCGACGGAGACATGACAACAGGAGACGCTCTCGCTCCAA GTCCAAGCCACCCAAGAGAGATGAAAAGGAGCGGAAGAGGCGGAGCCCGTCACCCAGACCCACAAAAGTGCATGTTGGAAGGCTCACTAGAAACGTGACCAAG GATCACATCATGGAAATTTTTTCCACTTACGGAAAGATAAAAATGATTGACATGCCAGTTGACAGGCTAAATCCACACCTCTCTAAAGGTTATGCTTATGTGGAGTTTGAGAACCCAGACGATGCTGAGAAAGCCCTGAAACACATGGATGGAG GCCAGATTGATGGTCAGGAGATCACtgccacagctgtgctggcaccaCGACCTCGGCCGCCTCCCAGACGCTTTAGCCCACCCAGGAGGATGCTGCCACCACCACCGATGTGGCGCAGGTCACCCCCTCGCATGAGGAGAAG GTCCCGGTCTCCTAGGCGCAGATCCCCTGTTCGCCGGCGATCAAGATCCAGATCTCCTGGACGAAGGCGCCATCGCAGCCGCTCCAGCTCAAACTCCTCACGATAA
- the RNPS1 gene encoding RNA-binding protein with serine-rich domain 1 isoform X1: protein MELSGLKKKSLLGLKENNKKSNTRAPSPTKRKDRSEEKSKDRSKDKAATKESGEKDRGRDKTRKRRSASSGSSSTRSRSSSTSSSGSSSSTGSSSGSSSSSASSRSGSSSTSRSSSSSSSSGSPSPSRRRHDNRRRSRSKSKPPKRDEKERKRRSPSPRPTKVHVGRLTRNVTKDHIMEIFSTYGKIKMIDMPVDRLNPHLSKGYAYVEFENPDDAEKALKHMDGGQIDGQEITATAVLAPRPRPPPRRFSPPRRMLPPPPMWRRSPPRMRRRSRSPRRRSPVRRRSRSRSPGRRRHRSRSSSNSSR, encoded by the exons ATGGAGTTATCAGGATTGAAAAAGAAGAGTTTGCTAGGactcaaagaaaataataaaaaatccaaCACTAG GGCTCCCTCACCAACCAAGCGCAAGGATAGGTCTGAAGAGAAATCAAAGGACAGGTCCAAGGATAAAGCAGCCACTAAGGAATCAGGTGAAAAGGATCGTGGTCGAGACAAGACACGCAAAAGACGCAGTGCTTCCAGTGGGAGCAGCAGTACCAG GTCCCGTTCCAGCTCAACTTCGAGTTCAGGGTCCAGTTCCAGCACCGGTTCTAGCAGTGGCTCTAGCTCCTCTTCTGCCTCAAGCCGCTCTGGGAGTTCCAGCACCTCACGCAGCTCCAGTTCCAGCAGCTCCTCTGGATCTCCAAGTCCATCTCGACGGAGACATGACAACAGGAGACGCTCTCGCTCCAA GTCCAAGCCACCCAAGAGAGATGAAAAGGAGCGGAAGAGGCGGAGCCCGTCACCCAGACCCACAAAAGTGCATGTTGGAAGGCTCACTAGAAACGTGACCAAG GATCACATCATGGAAATTTTTTCCACTTACGGAAAGATAAAAATGATTGACATGCCAGTTGACAGGCTAAATCCACACCTCTCTAAAGGTTATGCTTATGTGGAGTTTGAGAACCCAGACGATGCTGAGAAAGCCCTGAAACACATGGATGGAG GCCAGATTGATGGTCAGGAGATCACtgccacagctgtgctggcaccaCGACCTCGGCCGCCTCCCAGACGCTTTAGCCCACCCAGGAGGATGCTGCCACCACCACCGATGTGGCGCAGGTCACCCCCTCGCATGAGGAGAAG GTCCCGGTCTCCTAGGCGCAGATCCCCTGTTCGCCGGCGATCAAGATCCAGATCTCCTGGACGAAGGCGCCATCGCAGCCGCTCCAGCTCAAACTCCTCACGATAA